The bacterium DNA window GACGCCCGACCGCCAGCAATGTTTGGAACGGGCCACCCTGGCGTTGGGGCGATTGGACAGTATTACCCTTCTGCTGCCAAACCCGGATTTGTTTCTCTATTCCTATGTGCGTCGCGAAGCAGTCCTCTCCTCCCAAATCGAGGGCACGCAGTCGTCTTTGGCAGACCTGTTGCTTTTCGAGCTCGAAGAGACGCCGGGCGTGCCGCTCGATGATGTCGGTGAAGTGTCGAACTACGTTGCCGCGCTCCATCATGGTTTGAAAAGGCTGAAAGAAGGCTTTCCGCTTTCCAACCGGCTGCTGCGTGAGATGCAAGTTGAGCTGCTCTCCCGCGGCATAGGCAGCAGCAAGGCTCCCGGAGAATTCCGCCGCACACAAAACTGGATTGGCGGTACCCGACCGGGCAATGCCCATTTCGTGCCGCCGCCGCCCGGAGCGGTGGAGGATGGCATGGCTGCGCTCGAGCGTTTCCTTCATGAGAAGCAGTCACCGTATTCGGCGTTGATCAAGGCTGCGCTCACCCATGTACAGTTCGAAACCATCCACCCCTTTCTCGATGGCAATGGACGGCTGGGGCGGCTCTTGATCGCTCTCGTCCTGCACGCTGAGGGCGTGCTTTCGCAACCGCTGCTTTACTTGAGTCTCTTTTTCAAACAGCATCGCAGCGAGTACTACCGTTTGCTTGATTTGGTCCGCTCCGAAGGAGATTGGGAGGCCTGGGTGGATTTTTTTCTCGAAGGTGTTGACCGGACGGCTTCTCGAGCAGTGCAAACCGCAAAGCGGCTGGTGACGATTTTTCGGGAAGATGAGCAAACGCTGGAGGAGCTCGGCCGGTTGGCGGCCAACACGCTGCGTGTTCACCGCACGTTCTGCGAACCTCCCCTCTTGACCCTGCCACAGATTTGCAGCCGGGCCGGCATCACTTTTCCCACGGCTGCGAAAGGCGTGGAGAATCTGGTTCGGCTGGGCGTGGTGCGCGAGTTGACTGGCCAACGCCGCCATCGCATCTTCGCCTACGATCGCCATCTGGCGATTCTGAACGAAGAGACTGAGCCGCTCTGAACCATAGGCGGCGGGCAGACGATGGTATGCGCCGGAAAGCCACGCAGCCCTAAAGACTGAGATTCCCAACAGGATTGAACCAAACCATGTCGATTGATTTCCTCGCTCTGGGCGCACATCCCGATGACATCGAGCTGGGCTGCGGCGGCACGTTGATCAAACTCGCCCGCCTGGGCTATCGCACCGCGGCCTACACGCTCACCCGCGGCGAAAGCGGCACGCGCGGCACCCAGGCCATTCGCGAGCAGGAGTACCACGCCGCGGCCAAAATCATGCAAGTGGCCCGCTACGGCATGCTCGACCTTCCCGATGCCGGCCTCGAGGAAACCCAGCTCAACCGCCTGAAGATCGTGCGCCTGCTGCGGCAATTGCGGCCGCGCCTGGTCGCGACCATGCACTGGGAAGCACGGCATCCGGATCACATTCACACCGCGCATCTCGTGCGCGATGCCGCTTTGATCTCCGGGCTGAAGAATCTCGACCTGGGGCCGCTGCAAGCCAACGGCGAAGTCGCTGGAGCGCCGGACCACTGGCGGCCGTTGCGCGTGCTCTACATGCCGGAACGCTACGAGGTTCCGGTGAGTTTTATCGTGGACATTTCGGATACCTTCGCAGAGAAGATGGCCGCGATTCGCGCGCACGAATCGCAGTTTCACGGCGAGCAGATGCACAAATATGGCGAGGAACAGACCGTCATCTCGCGGCCGGCTTTCCTCGAATTCATTGCCGCGAAAAAC harbors:
- a CDS encoding Fic family protein yields the protein MQRGMTGHYEVTTIGGEEVRAFLPYPLPPNPPLEMTPDRQQCLERATLALGRLDSITLLLPNPDLFLYSYVRREAVLSSQIEGTQSSLADLLLFELEETPGVPLDDVGEVSNYVAALHHGLKRLKEGFPLSNRLLREMQVELLSRGIGSSKAPGEFRRTQNWIGGTRPGNAHFVPPPPGAVEDGMAALERFLHEKQSPYSALIKAALTHVQFETIHPFLDGNGRLGRLLIALVLHAEGVLSQPLLYLSLFFKQHRSEYYRLLDLVRSEGDWEAWVDFFLEGVDRTASRAVQTAKRLVTIFREDEQTLEELGRLAANTLRVHRTFCEPPLLTLPQICSRAGITFPTAAKGVENLVRLGVVRELTGQRRHRIFAYDRHLAILNEETEPL
- the bshB1 gene encoding bacillithiol biosynthesis deacetylase BshB1, encoding MSIDFLALGAHPDDIELGCGGTLIKLARLGYRTAAYTLTRGESGTRGTQAIREQEYHAAAKIMQVARYGMLDLPDAGLEETQLNRLKIVRLLRQLRPRLVATMHWEARHPDHIHTAHLVRDAALISGLKNLDLGPLQANGEVAGAPDHWRPLRVLYMPERYEVPVSFIVDISDTFAEKMAAIRAHESQFHGEQMHKYGEEQTVISRPAFLEFIAAKNRRWGAMIGVQYGEAFVVRESVRLDDPVAAFGDWCAETIP